One genomic window of Camelina sativa cultivar DH55 chromosome 5, Cs, whole genome shotgun sequence includes the following:
- the LOC104786911 gene encoding probable thionin-2.4, which yields MEGKTLVLSVLLMSLFMAQIQVDAKSCCPSTTARNIYNTCRFAGSPRPICASLSGCKNIGGTKCPPGYTHDILENTGDAVSEYCKIGCVSSVCSALTTIQNSDASEVMNGAVEQCANTCSTVCTRDSMDAVETA from the exons ATGGAAGGCAAAACTTTGGTTCTAAGTGTGCTCCTAATGAGTCTATTCATGGCACAAATTCAAGTTGACGCAAAGAGCTGCTGTCCGTCCACCACTGctagaaatatttataacacTTGCCGCTTTGCTGGAAGTCCCAGGCCAATATGTGCAAGTCTCAGTGGCTGCAAAAACATTGGTGGGACGAAATGTCCTCCGGGATATACGCATGACATTCTTGAAAACACCG GTGATGCCGTCAGTGAATACTGCAAAATTGGGTGTGTATCCTCTGTGTGCAGTGCTTTAACCACTATTCAGAACTCTG ATGCAAGTGAAGTCATGAATGGAGCGGTTGAACAATGTGCCAACACATGTTCTACAGTCTGCACCAGGGACTCGATGGATGCAGTTGAAACTGCCTAG